One Mercurialis annua linkage group LG3, ddMerAnnu1.2, whole genome shotgun sequence DNA window includes the following coding sequences:
- the LOC126674571 gene encoding pentatricopeptide repeat-containing protein At1g62930, chloroplastic-like isoform X1 yields MRAVVVGGSVVSARFGFNLLHSAKHGCSSALAINPLPSILQLNKILSALLKMEYFEEVFSLWKGIEMSGIPVSNCYFSILINFYCNLRHIDSAFSVLAKVLKLGFQFDIIMFTILIKGLSQQGHFTHAVQLFDHIVAQGYTPNTYTYSVILNGLCQTGQLHAALTLLDQMGARGCRPTVIEYTILIHTLLKHKLVFQALRLFSQMKIKGIMPGVVCYTSLIHGLYNSARWNEASALLSQMLVRGIQPDVVTFGVLVRGRCKQGMLSKAHGIVQLMLRRGIDPGVITYNSLIHGYCLHNNLSRAQKVFDLMQTKGCTPDYYTYNILIHFYCKAEMLNEALWLFDDMHHNKMADVVTCNSLIQCICQVKDPWAARQFSKKLNASGYPPDTVTYSILLHAFCKHGYLDVALTLFHEMQNNKLKPDCFIYTILIYSMCKARKIKEAKELFSRLTIDASQPNIQVYNGLVYELCRSGLLDEAFQVFKNMKGIGCLPDGRSYNAIVQGFLWYKDLSAAKQLIDEMLENGFSVDATTISLILDVRRTYDDYKPH; encoded by the coding sequence ATGAGGGCGGTTGTAGTAGGTGGTAGTGTTGTTTCAGCGCGTTTTGGGTTTAATTTGCTTCATTCCGCCAAACACGGTTGTTCCTCCGCCTTAGCAATCAACCCACTCCCCTCCATTCTGCAATTGAATAAAATACTATCCGCCCTTCTCAAAATGGAATATTTCGAGGAGGTCTTTTCTTTGTGGAAAGGAATCGAAATGAGTGGCATTCCGGTTAGTAACTGCTACTTttctattttgattaatttctaCTGCAATTTACGCCATATTGATTCTGCCTTTTCTGTCCTCGCTAAAGTCCTCAAACTTGGATTTCAATTTGACATCATCATGTTCACTATTTTAATCAAAGGCCTTTCCCAACAAGGTCACTTTACTCATGCCGTCCAACTGTTTGATCATATAGTGGCCCAGGGCTATACCCCCAACACTTACACTTATAGTGTCATTCTCAATGGTTTGTGTCAAACTGGACAGCTCCATGCGGCTCTTACTTTACTTGACCAAATGGGCGCCAGAGGCTGTCGCCCCACGGTCATCGAATACACTATCCTTATCCACACTCTGTTGAAGCATAAACTCGTATTTCAGGCGTTGCGCCTCTTCTCCCAAATGAAGATTAAAGGCATAATGCCCGGAGTTGTCTGCTACACCTCTTTAATTCACGGCCTTTACAACTCTGCTCGCTGGAACGAAGCTTCTGCTCTTCTTAGTCAAATGCTGGTCAGGGGTATTCAACCCGATGTTGTTACCTTTGGCGTGTTGGTTCGTGGACGTTGTAAACAGGGAATGCTTTCAAAGGCTCACGGTATTGTCCAATTAATGCTGCGCAGAGGAATAGACCCCGGTGTTATCACCTATAACTCATTGATCCATGGATATTGTTTACACAACAACTTAAGTCGAGCGCAAAAAGTATTTGATCTAATGCAGACCAAGGGTTGTACACCTGATTACTATACTTACAACATCTTGATTCATTTCTACTGTAAGGCCGAAATGTTGAATGAGGCGCTCTGGCTTTTTGACGACATGCATCATAATAAAATGGCTGATGTTGTTACTTGTAATTCTCTTATACAATGCATCTGTCAAGTGAAGGACCCTTGGGCTGCCCGCCAGTTTTCCAAGAAGTTAAATGCTAGCGGCTATCCTCCAGATACTGTAACCTACTCAATTTTGCTCCATGCTTTCTGCAAACATGGATATCTTGATGTGGCATTGACCCTATTTCATGAAATGCAGAACAATAAGTTGAAGCCTGATTGTTTTATCTATACTATTCTCATTTACAGCATGTGCAAAGCTAGGAAGATTAAAGAGGCAAAGGAACTATTCTCTAGACTTACCATAGACGCTTCGCAGCCTAACATTCAAGTTTACAATGGACTGGTCTATGAACTTTGTAGAAGTGGATTACTAGACGAAGCATTTCAGGTCTTCAAAAATATGAAAGGAATTGGCTGCTTGCCAGACGGTCGCTCTTATAATGCGATTGTCCAGGGATTTCTCTGGTACAAGGACTTATCAGCTGCAAAACAACTTATTGATGAAATGTTAGAAAATGGATTCTCTGTAGATGCCACTACAATCAGCTTGATATTAGATGTGAGACGTACCTATGATGATTACAAACCACATTAA
- the LOC126674571 gene encoding pentatricopeptide repeat-containing protein At1g62930, chloroplastic-like isoform X2: protein MFTILIKGLSQQGHFTHAVQLFDHIVAQGYTPNTYTYSVILNGLCQTGQLHAALTLLDQMGARGCRPTVIEYTILIHTLLKHKLVFQALRLFSQMKIKGIMPGVVCYTSLIHGLYNSARWNEASALLSQMLVRGIQPDVVTFGVLVRGRCKQGMLSKAHGIVQLMLRRGIDPGVITYNSLIHGYCLHNNLSRAQKVFDLMQTKGCTPDYYTYNILIHFYCKAEMLNEALWLFDDMHHNKMADVVTCNSLIQCICQVKDPWAARQFSKKLNASGYPPDTVTYSILLHAFCKHGYLDVALTLFHEMQNNKLKPDCFIYTILIYSMCKARKIKEAKELFSRLTIDASQPNIQVYNGLVYELCRSGLLDEAFQVFKNMKGIGCLPDGRSYNAIVQGFLWYKDLSAAKQLIDEMLENGFSVDATTISLILDVRRTYDDYKPH from the coding sequence ATGTTCACTATTTTAATCAAAGGCCTTTCCCAACAAGGTCACTTTACTCATGCCGTCCAACTGTTTGATCATATAGTGGCCCAGGGCTATACCCCCAACACTTACACTTATAGTGTCATTCTCAATGGTTTGTGTCAAACTGGACAGCTCCATGCGGCTCTTACTTTACTTGACCAAATGGGCGCCAGAGGCTGTCGCCCCACGGTCATCGAATACACTATCCTTATCCACACTCTGTTGAAGCATAAACTCGTATTTCAGGCGTTGCGCCTCTTCTCCCAAATGAAGATTAAAGGCATAATGCCCGGAGTTGTCTGCTACACCTCTTTAATTCACGGCCTTTACAACTCTGCTCGCTGGAACGAAGCTTCTGCTCTTCTTAGTCAAATGCTGGTCAGGGGTATTCAACCCGATGTTGTTACCTTTGGCGTGTTGGTTCGTGGACGTTGTAAACAGGGAATGCTTTCAAAGGCTCACGGTATTGTCCAATTAATGCTGCGCAGAGGAATAGACCCCGGTGTTATCACCTATAACTCATTGATCCATGGATATTGTTTACACAACAACTTAAGTCGAGCGCAAAAAGTATTTGATCTAATGCAGACCAAGGGTTGTACACCTGATTACTATACTTACAACATCTTGATTCATTTCTACTGTAAGGCCGAAATGTTGAATGAGGCGCTCTGGCTTTTTGACGACATGCATCATAATAAAATGGCTGATGTTGTTACTTGTAATTCTCTTATACAATGCATCTGTCAAGTGAAGGACCCTTGGGCTGCCCGCCAGTTTTCCAAGAAGTTAAATGCTAGCGGCTATCCTCCAGATACTGTAACCTACTCAATTTTGCTCCATGCTTTCTGCAAACATGGATATCTTGATGTGGCATTGACCCTATTTCATGAAATGCAGAACAATAAGTTGAAGCCTGATTGTTTTATCTATACTATTCTCATTTACAGCATGTGCAAAGCTAGGAAGATTAAAGAGGCAAAGGAACTATTCTCTAGACTTACCATAGACGCTTCGCAGCCTAACATTCAAGTTTACAATGGACTGGTCTATGAACTTTGTAGAAGTGGATTACTAGACGAAGCATTTCAGGTCTTCAAAAATATGAAAGGAATTGGCTGCTTGCCAGACGGTCGCTCTTATAATGCGATTGTCCAGGGATTTCTCTGGTACAAGGACTTATCAGCTGCAAAACAACTTATTGATGAAATGTTAGAAAATGGATTCTCTGTAGATGCCACTACAATCAGCTTGATATTAGATGTGAGACGTACCTATGATGATTACAAACCACATTAA